Proteins encoded within one genomic window of uncultured Desulfobacter sp.:
- a CDS encoding AraC family transcriptional regulator — protein MANPPNKKGNSSASYQENQEIITLTSGISLIITDFLPQSDILVNMDIDHSCVEFNFTLSLQAVSNLKTESGKKVEIYHTRQGTEVSFIPKLRAKSKIWAGIPFRNVCLVIPPTLLAAFITGQEQNFPDSIQRISGDEKCEHFRTIGTMTPEMRYIVLKIMECSLPDPIRQIYLEAKAMELLACRLKLMMRPRPLSGIQPCDIKAVHQAAGLLTENLSHPPDMEELSRSVGLNRTKLKQGFKAVYGKSAFQYLKQFRFERVADLLTNGSMSVCEAAEAVGYNDIKHFYQNFRNHFGTTPGTFRKTI, from the coding sequence ATGGCAAATCCCCCCAACAAAAAAGGCAATTCATCCGCATCATATCAGGAAAATCAGGAAATTATTACTCTGACATCGGGAATCTCTTTAATTATCACGGACTTTTTGCCGCAATCCGACATCCTGGTTAATATGGATATTGACCACAGTTGCGTCGAGTTTAACTTCACCCTGTCTTTGCAGGCCGTATCTAACCTGAAAACCGAAAGCGGCAAAAAAGTGGAGATTTACCACACTCGCCAAGGAACCGAGGTTTCGTTTATTCCCAAATTAAGAGCAAAATCCAAGATATGGGCTGGGATACCTTTTAGAAATGTTTGTCTTGTCATACCACCTACTCTTTTGGCAGCTTTTATTACCGGTCAGGAACAAAACTTTCCTGATTCGATTCAACGGATATCCGGAGATGAGAAATGCGAACATTTTCGAACTATTGGCACGATGACCCCTGAGATGAGATATATTGTCCTGAAGATTATGGAATGTTCCCTCCCAGATCCCATACGGCAGATATACCTGGAAGCAAAAGCAATGGAACTTCTGGCCTGTCGGTTGAAATTGATGATGAGACCCCGTCCATTATCAGGGATACAGCCATGTGATATCAAGGCTGTTCACCAGGCAGCCGGCTTACTGACTGAAAACCTGAGCCATCCGCCCGATATGGAAGAATTATCACGCAGTGTTGGGCTCAACAGAACTAAACTAAAGCAGGGGTTTAAGGCTGTTTACGGTAAAAGTGCTTTCCAGTACCTTAAGCAATTTCGATTTGAACGTGTTGCCGATCTTTTGACCAACGGCTCCATGAGTGTCTGTGAAGCTGCCGAAGCAGTCGGATATAACGATATTAAACATTTTTATCAAAATTTCCGTAACCACTTCGGCACAA
- a CDS encoding TonB-dependent receptor, which produces MLICQVSPWLFYGNYANTAKQDAYQTVNLRLGYEGERYDIVLWCKNLFDEEYLTYVASSGSSYSVGVDGMPQMFGLTVTYRF; this is translated from the coding sequence GTGCTGATATGTCAGGTCAGCCCGTGGCTGTTTTACGGAAACTACGCCAATACTGCAAAGCAGGACGCCTATCAAACCGTAAACCTGCGTTTGGGATACGAGGGAGAACGGTATGACATCGTCCTATGGTGCAAGAACCTGTTTGACGAGGAGTACCTGACCTATGTTGCCTCTTCCGGCAGCAGCTACAGTGTCGGCGTCGACGGTATGCCGCAGATGTTCGGGCTGACCGTGACTTATCGGTTTTGA
- a CDS encoding putative transposase, producing MYCPTAVPERCRFIMVFDREGYSPAFFKKMWDRYRISCMTYHKHPGRDWPEEWFHEHEVMMPNGQCVTMKLAEMGSKVGSGKNAMWMREIRKLTQSGHQTSLISTVFEQELTQLSAKMFSRWCQENFFRYMMEHFAIDLLQEYGTEGFPDTEQVVNPAWRTLDKKRNSIQNKLRYRQARFGEMAMHPQAKDNEKKYENWINKKAALLEEVEQYEAELSNIKSKIKEVSKHITWGNLEDQDKFMHLLPNRKRLMDTVKMIAYRAETSMAGILKSETIDMPAARRLLQDLYATEADLLPDTENKVLTVRVHNASRPAANKAFIRLFDELNSAELCYPGTNMKMEYVLALNESR from the coding sequence ATGTACTGTCCAACAGCTGTGCCGGAAAGATGTCGGTTTATTATGGTTTTTGACAGGGAGGGTTACAGTCCCGCCTTTTTTAAAAAGATGTGGGATAGATATCGTATCAGTTGCATGACTTACCACAAGCATCCTGGTAGAGACTGGCCTGAAGAGTGGTTTCATGAGCATGAGGTAATGATGCCTAATGGGCAATGTGTAACCATGAAACTGGCAGAAATGGGCAGCAAGGTTGGCAGCGGAAAGAATGCTATGTGGATGCGGGAAATTCGAAAGCTGACTCAATCAGGGCATCAGACAAGCCTGATAAGCACTGTTTTTGAACAGGAACTGACCCAACTGAGTGCCAAGATGTTTAGTCGATGGTGTCAGGAAAACTTCTTCCGATATATGATGGAACACTTTGCTATTGACCTTCTTCAGGAATATGGCACCGAAGGATTTCCTGACACCGAACAGGTTGTCAACCCAGCTTGGAGGACTTTGGATAAAAAACGTAATTCCATCCAAAATAAACTTCGATATCGCCAGGCCCGTTTTGGAGAAATGGCGATGCATCCCCAAGCCAAGGATAATGAAAAAAAATATGAAAACTGGATAAACAAAAAAGCAGCATTGCTTGAAGAAGTTGAGCAGTATGAAGCTGAGCTATCAAATATAAAGTCAAAAATAAAAGAGGTATCAAAGCATATCACCTGGGGCAACTTGGAAGATCAAGACAAATTCATGCATCTGCTTCCGAACAGGAAGCGCCTTATGGATACCGTTAAAATGATTGCTTACCGGGCTGAGACCTCAATGGCAGGGATTTTGAAAAGTGAGACCATAGATATGCCGGCAGCCCGCAGGTTGTTGCAGGATTTGTATGCAACAGAGGCAGACCTTCTGCCTGATACAGAAAATAAAGTTTTAACTGTCCGAGTCCATAATGCGTCAAGGCCTGCGGCCAATAAAGCCTTCATCCGTCTATTTGATGAACTGAACTCGGCAGAACTCTGCTACCCTGGTACTAATATGAAGATGGAATATGTACTTGCTCTCAATGAATCTAGGTAG
- a CDS encoding transposase produces the protein MRGPNVNEEALNRGGRFKKVNDNLHIKEVFVGEGSGRRRFVIAYNPEQAEHDKHVRARNLERIETKLAALNKRSGKAYLKSKYALLAHRSMGRYLKELKSGKLTVDKAKIKQAEKLDGKYLLSTSDKSLSAEDIALGYKQLMEVERAFRTLKSTLSLRPVYHTKDDRIRSHVLLCWLALLLVRITELETGLSWPRVRAELERLHLGEFLHKDGRVLQYTELTQNQRNLFKKLNIKLPAKIKSIG, from the coding sequence TTGAGGGGCCCCAATGTAAATGAAGAAGCCCTGAACCGGGGTGGGCGGTTCAAAAAGGTCAACGACAATCTCCATATCAAAGAGGTCTTTGTCGGTGAGGGCAGCGGCAGGCGCCGGTTCGTCATCGCTTACAACCCAGAACAGGCTGAACACGACAAACATGTCAGGGCAAGGAACCTGGAGCGGATCGAAACGAAGCTGGCGGCACTGAACAAACGGTCCGGCAAAGCATATCTCAAATCCAAATATGCTCTCCTGGCACACCGGTCCATGGGCAGATACCTCAAGGAACTGAAGTCAGGCAAGCTGACGGTGGATAAGGCTAAGATTAAGCAGGCGGAAAAGCTGGACGGCAAATATCTTTTGAGCACAAGCGACAAAAGCCTGTCGGCTGAGGATATCGCCCTTGGCTACAAACAACTCATGGAAGTCGAGCGCGCGTTCCGCACTTTAAAGTCCACCCTGTCCCTCCGGCCTGTCTACCACACCAAAGACGACCGCATCCGCTCTCATGTCCTGCTGTGCTGGCTGGCCCTGCTCCTGGTGCGGATTACCGAGCTGGAGACCGGCTTGAGCTGGCCCAGGGTCCGCGCCGAGCTGGAACGGCTCCATTTAGGCGAATTTTTGCATAAAGATGGGCGTGTACTACAGTACACAGAACTCACTCAAAATCAGCGTAACCTATTTAAAAAATTAAACATAAAACTTCCTGCGAAAATCAAGTCCATAGGATAA
- a CDS encoding transposase zinc-binding domain-containing protein, with translation MLWGQCIALAFSCKRRHFCPSCHQKRVVEYGEWLLSNVLKDVPHRHWVFSIPKRLRIYFLYLLFDSRRYTESGKPYQ, from the coding sequence ATACTATGGGGGCAGTGTATTGCCCTTGCTTTTTCTTGCAAACGTCGGCATTTTTGCCCCTCTTGTCATCAGAAAAGGGTTGTCGAATATGGAGAATGGCTACTTTCCAATGTTTTAAAAGATGTTCCTCACCGACATTGGGTATTCAGTATTCCCAAACGATTACGGATTTATTTCCTTTATCTCCTGTTCGACAGCCGTAGGTATACGGAATCCGGAAAGCCCTATCAATAA
- a CDS encoding DUF5372 family protein, with the protein MTHPFHPQYRKQYGLVNYRRSWGNECVELHDEQDEIITVPIGWTDAFEPDPFVVVSAGRSNFRVEDLVRLVHLIEGLKG; encoded by the coding sequence ATTACCCACCCTTTTCATCCTCAGTATCGCAAGCAATACGGCCTTGTTAATTACAGGAGAAGCTGGGGCAACGAATGCGTTGAGCTTCATGATGAGCAAGATGAGATAATCACTGTGCCTATTGGCTGGACGGATGCATTTGAACCAGACCCATTTGTGGTTGTCTCTGCGGGCCGCAGCAACTTTCGGGTGGAAGATCTTGTGCGTCTTGTTCATCTCATTGAAGGACTTAAGGGCTAA
- a CDS encoding helix-turn-helix domain containing protein, with protein MGKKTTNEKINALKKYSALNPQPQKIRDALFDQDDFFDARDLVQVKYEMLRKVRVEKKTVSSVAADFGFSRPSFYQAKAAFEDEGLAGLIPKKRGPQAPHKINQQVLEFIQELIKSGEKLTQEEIAKRVEKDLGVKVHPTNIARRLKVASKKKP; from the coding sequence ATGGGCAAGAAGACTACGAATGAAAAAATCAATGCTTTGAAAAAATACTCAGCATTAAACCCGCAACCCCAAAAAATCCGGGATGCTCTTTTTGACCAAGATGATTTTTTTGACGCCCGGGACCTTGTGCAAGTCAAATATGAAATGCTTCGCAAGGTGAGAGTAGAGAAAAAGACTGTCAGCAGTGTTGCGGCTGATTTCGGGTTTTCCCGCCCTTCTTTCTATCAGGCCAAGGCAGCCTTTGAAGATGAAGGTTTGGCAGGTTTGATTCCCAAAAAGAGAGGACCTCAGGCACCCCACAAAATAAATCAACAGGTTTTGGAATTTATTCAAGAGCTCATTAAAAGTGGTGAAAAGCTTACTCAGGAAGAGATCGCAAAGCGCGTGGAAAAGGACTTGGGTGTTAAGGTTCATCCGACCAATATTGCGCGGCGTTTGAAGGTTGCGTCAAAAAAAAAGCCATGA
- a CDS encoding ISNCY family transposase (programmed frameshift) has product MTFGQTPIDQIKIDMRARDEIPKLLLGLQHIFCHKTLRQKVFEILETIVPEDVNSKNGRPGMDLWKILVMGTVRLNCNWDYDKLQEIVNNHKTIRQMLGHGLMDDDDMYALQTLKDNVQLLTPEILDEINTLVVKEGHKLLGKKKDQALMGKCDSFVVETDVHYPTDINLLFDAIRKTIQSAAVICQSLGMSMWRQSEYNIRTFKKLFRQAQRLKHSTSKDEQKKTKRAQLIVETHRLYIKAAEQFIQKANLTIETIGSSNPIGVAQIKELIEYIDHAILQVDLIQRRVIQGEKIPHAEKVFSIFEPHTEWISKGKAGVPQELGLRVCIVEDKYGLILHHQVMEKETDDKVTVPIINAAQNKFNNLRGCSFDKGFYSPANKKELKGMLDILVLPKKGKRNKTELEEETADVFIQHRKKHSAVESAINGLENHGLDRCPDSGILGFKRYVSLSILARNLQIIGHHIQQKELKKLQRTERRKAS; this is encoded by the exons ATGACATTCGGGCAGACTCCCATCGACCAGATCAAAATTGACATGAGAGCCAGAGATGAAATTCCCAAGCTCCTTTTAGGGCTCCAGCACATTTTTTGCCATAAAACGCTTCGTCAGAAAGTTTTCGAAATTCTCGAAACCATAGTCCCAGAGGATGTTAATTCAAAAAATGGGCGACCCGGAATGGATCTATGGAAAATTCTTGTGATGGGAACAGTTCGGCTCAACTGCAACTGGGATTATGATAAACTTCAAGAAATCGTCAATAATCACAAGACAATAAGACAGATGCTTGGTCACGGGTTGATGGACGATGATGACATGTATGCGCTCCAAACCTTGAAGGACAATGTTCAGCTTTTAACCCCTGAGATTCTCGATGAAATCAATACGTTGGTTGTCAAAGAAGGACACAAGCTACTGG GTAAAAAAAAAGACCAGGCATTAATGGGAAAGTGTGACTCTTTTGTTGTTGAAACCGATGTTCACTATCCCACAGACATTAATCTGCTTTTTGATGCTATCAGGAAAACGATTCAGAGTGCCGCCGTTATATGCCAGAGCTTGGGAATGAGTATGTGGAGGCAATCAGAATATAATATCAGGACATTTAAAAAACTGTTTCGGCAAGCTCAGCGATTAAAACATTCCACTTCAAAAGATGAACAGAAAAAGACCAAAAGGGCTCAACTGATTGTTGAAACCCACAGATTATATATCAAAGCTGCTGAACAATTCATTCAAAAGGCGAATTTGACCATTGAAACCATTGGCTCATCTAATCCGATAGGCGTAGCGCAGATAAAAGAACTGATAGAATATATCGACCATGCAATCCTGCAAGTGGATCTGATTCAGCGGCGTGTTATTCAGGGTGAAAAGATACCACATGCCGAAAAGGTCTTTTCTATTTTTGAACCCCATACGGAATGGATTTCAAAGGGGAAGGCCGGTGTCCCCCAGGAATTGGGTCTGCGGGTTTGCATTGTAGAGGATAAATATGGCCTCATACTGCACCATCAAGTGATGGAGAAAGAAACCGATGATAAAGTAACCGTTCCCATTATTAATGCGGCTCAAAATAAATTTAACAACCTCAGGGGATGCAGCTTTGATAAAGGCTTTTATAGTCCTGCTAATAAAAAGGAGCTGAAAGGGATGTTGGATATTTTGGTGCTCCCGAAAAAGGGAAAACGGAACAAAACTGAACTTGAAGAGGAAACAGCAGATGTTTTCATCCAGCACCGAAAAAAACACTCTGCAGTGGAATCAGCAATCAATGGTCTGGAAAACCATGGTTTAGACCGGTGTCCGGATAGTGGCATCCTTGGATTTAAACGATATGTCAGTCTTTCGATTTTGGCAAGGAACCTCCAGATCATCGGGCACCATATACAACAAAAGGAATTGAAAAAGCTTCAACGGACAGAACGGCGCAAAGCCTCTTAA
- a CDS encoding recombinase family protein — translation MECFEFPVRHYLYVRQSTMRQVNEHQESTRRQYALSQRAVALGWPSESIEVIDEDQGHSGAIGARQGFERLVSEVGMGRAGIVLSLEAARLARNNTQWHRLLEICAVTDTLILDEEAVYDPGYFNDRLLLGLKGTVSEAEWHMIRSRLQGGMLNKASRGELKVRLPIGFVYDEKDRVVLDPDIQIQESVKHLFSTFRRVGSAFRTVQSFKNEGLKFPIRMHQGPRKGEVIWTDLKIGRVSYILRNPRYTGAYVYGRRTQKRRDAQGNPVVMRLPEQNWHTLIKDFHVGYISWDEYEENLKRLEANRRSGDDYNRTAPREGSALLQGIVLCGVCGKRMRVRYRGGGNKLYIQYQCKGLYENVAGKNCQVVAGDRIDKVVGDLLVKTINPDALDVALTVHKELQDRLDQADKLRYRQVERARQEAELAQRRYMRVDPDNRLVADSLEADWNIKLRQLRQAETNYEKERHKDHEVLSDQMQEKIRSLTEDFTRLWNDPQMPHREKKRVTRLLLEDVTLRKHVDHIKIHVRFKAGTSQTLTLDKKQFPWENWTTDSKVVERIDCLLDDNTNSQVASILNSEGYLSGQGKSFDGQRVRRICQSYGLKSRYKRLRESGMLTREELATMQSVHQGTISKWREQGRIKGHLANDQGQYLFENPGEASLRLKKKEFKNGHTTVASNPNVTPRTKEV, via the coding sequence ATAGAGTGTTTTGAATTTCCGGTCAGACACTACCTATATGTACGGCAATCGACCATGCGACAGGTGAACGAGCATCAAGAAAGTACAAGGCGCCAGTACGCGCTTTCCCAACGAGCGGTGGCTCTGGGGTGGCCATCTGAAAGCATCGAAGTCATTGATGAAGACCAAGGGCACTCCGGCGCTATTGGTGCCCGACAGGGCTTTGAAAGACTTGTGAGCGAAGTGGGCATGGGACGCGCAGGGATTGTTCTGAGCCTTGAAGCAGCCCGGCTCGCCCGTAATAACACACAATGGCATAGGCTTTTGGAGATCTGTGCGGTTACGGACACTTTGATTTTAGATGAAGAAGCTGTGTATGATCCTGGTTATTTCAACGATCGCCTTCTTTTAGGCCTTAAAGGAACGGTTAGCGAGGCAGAATGGCACATGATCCGCTCCCGACTTCAGGGAGGAATGTTGAACAAGGCCAGCCGTGGAGAGCTTAAAGTCCGTCTTCCAATCGGCTTTGTCTACGATGAAAAAGATCGTGTTGTGCTGGATCCTGATATACAGATTCAAGAAAGCGTAAAACATCTTTTTAGCACGTTTCGCCGTGTAGGTTCTGCTTTCCGAACAGTACAATCATTCAAAAATGAGGGGTTGAAATTCCCTATACGGATGCATCAAGGCCCGCGTAAGGGGGAAGTGATTTGGACGGATTTAAAAATCGGCCGTGTGAGCTACATTCTTCGAAATCCAAGGTACACAGGCGCGTATGTCTACGGAAGAAGAACCCAGAAAAGAAGGGATGCCCAAGGCAATCCAGTCGTCATGCGGCTGCCTGAGCAGAATTGGCATACATTGATCAAAGACTTTCATGTAGGCTATATTTCGTGGGATGAATACGAGGAGAATTTAAAACGGTTGGAGGCTAATCGCAGAAGCGGGGACGATTATAATCGCACCGCCCCACGGGAAGGATCGGCATTACTTCAGGGTATAGTCCTGTGTGGGGTATGTGGAAAAAGAATGCGGGTTAGATACCGTGGGGGCGGTAACAAGCTTTACATTCAATATCAATGTAAGGGATTGTATGAAAATGTAGCCGGGAAAAATTGCCAGGTTGTCGCTGGAGACAGGATTGATAAGGTTGTTGGAGACTTGTTGGTGAAAACGATAAATCCGGATGCATTGGACGTGGCTCTTACAGTGCATAAGGAACTGCAGGATCGGTTGGATCAAGCAGACAAGCTTCGTTACCGCCAAGTGGAACGGGCCCGTCAGGAGGCCGAATTAGCCCAGCGTCGATATATGCGCGTGGATCCTGACAATCGCCTGGTAGCCGATTCACTTGAAGCAGATTGGAATATAAAGCTGCGTCAATTGCGCCAGGCCGAGACCAACTATGAAAAAGAGCGTCACAAAGACCATGAGGTGCTTTCCGATCAAATGCAGGAAAAGATACGTTCTTTGACCGAAGATTTCACCAGGCTATGGAATGATCCTCAGATGCCGCACCGGGAAAAAAAGCGCGTTACCCGGCTTTTACTGGAAGATGTGACCCTGCGAAAACATGTAGACCATATTAAAATACATGTTCGATTTAAGGCGGGAACAAGTCAAACATTGACCTTGGACAAGAAACAGTTTCCATGGGAAAACTGGACAACCGATTCCAAAGTGGTGGAACGGATTGATTGCCTTCTTGATGATAATACCAATAGTCAGGTTGCCTCTATTCTTAATTCAGAGGGATACTTATCCGGCCAGGGGAAAAGCTTCGACGGACAGAGGGTCCGCCGGATTTGCCAGTCTTATGGACTAAAAAGCCGGTATAAGCGCCTGCGGGAATCCGGTATGCTGACCCGCGAGGAGCTGGCAACCATGCAGAGCGTGCACCAGGGGACTATAAGTAAATGGAGAGAGCAAGGGCGCATTAAAGGGCACTTAGCAAATGATCAGGGTCAGTACCTTTTTGAAAACCCTGGAGAAGCCTCATTGAGACTCAAGAAAAAAGAATTTAAAAACGGCCACACAACCGTGGCTTCCAACCCTAATGTTACACCAAGGACAAAGGAGGTGTAG
- a CDS encoding metal ABC transporter permease produces MAVGNKCFKLFPVTLNNRQRADTVIGVIWAVGMAFGIILVDLTPGIG; encoded by the coding sequence ATCGCCGTTGGCAATAAATGTTTCAAGCTCTTTCCCGTTACGTTAAACAACAGGCAGCGGGCCGATACGGTTATTGGCGTGATCTGGGCCGTGGGCATGGCATTCGGTATTATTCTGGTGGATTTGACCCCGGGGATCGGGTAG
- a CDS encoding group II intron maturase-specific domain-containing protein, with product MSGDVHVRFCESLRGRFPRATRLIVTGKSKRLLEKQVKPAVEAFLTERGLSLSEEKTMITHITDGFTFLGQTFRKTGNVLHITPAKKGVLALKEKLSELIHKHAGGPLEPLVKKLNQTLRGWGNYHRHVVSSETFSLIDTFVYEQLWRMIKKRHRKKSSKWLKNRYWTNGKRKWIFTVKSRNKKGPCRYHVIHLISLGIKRYIKIKADANPYDPEYSYYFWRRRNQKESRLLPTLSAREYRQKQAA from the coding sequence ATGAGCGGAGACGTTCACGTCCGATTCTGTGAGAGCCTGAGGGGGCGGTTCCCTCGGGCTACTCGACTTATCGTCACAGGCAAGTCCAAACGCCTGCTTGAAAAACAGGTCAAACCCGCAGTCGAAGCGTTTCTAACTGAACGTGGTCTATCATTATCTGAAGAAAAGACCATGATCACGCATATAACAGACGGATTTACGTTCCTTGGCCAAACTTTTCGAAAAACCGGAAATGTACTGCACATCACCCCGGCAAAGAAGGGAGTTCTCGCCCTTAAAGAAAAGCTCAGTGAACTAATCCATAAACATGCCGGCGGTCCATTGGAACCATTGGTCAAAAAGTTAAACCAGACTCTGCGAGGCTGGGGAAACTATCACCGACATGTAGTCTCATCGGAAACATTTTCTCTTATTGATACGTTTGTTTACGAACAGCTATGGAGAATGATCAAAAAGCGTCACCGTAAGAAATCCTCAAAATGGTTGAAAAACCGTTACTGGACTAACGGAAAACGCAAGTGGATATTCACTGTCAAGAGCCGAAATAAAAAAGGGCCTTGCAGATATCACGTCATTCACCTAATCTCATTAGGGATAAAACGATATATCAAAATTAAAGCAGATGCAAATCCATATGATCCCGAATACAGCTATTATTTCTGGCGTAGACGGAATCAAAAGGAGTCACGGTTACTCCCTACGCTATCAGCCAGGGAATACCGCCAAAAGCAAGCTGCATGA
- the ltrA gene encoding group II intron reverse transcriptase/maturase has product MLREKYKRRTRKYESTDAGHRGGATRSSDEDSVMELERRGSIDQLEVKKTTGNRRIGLNQAKPFCIPKSEVVEAYERVKANKGAAGFDGQSIEGFEFSLKDNLYKLWNRMSSGSYFPPPVLRVEIPKGDGRMRPLGIPTVSDRIAQQIVKQQLEPELEKHFHPDSYGYRPGKSALDAVGKARKNCWEYDWVLDLDIKGFFDNIDHDLLMRAVRYHTDIKWVILYIERWLKAPVMMTDRTLFYPKKGTPQGGVISPLLANLFLHYAFDNWMEREYPTIPFERYADDAVCHCKSLAQAEYLLRKLNERMESVGLELHPEKTKIVYCKDTDRQKDYSLTSFDFLGYTFRARRSKSRWGKFFINFSPAISNKAAKAIRQTSRKWNWPRRSDKSLEDLAQMFNPVIQGWINYYGRFYKSALYPALRCLDRRLVIWATRKYKRFRGHRRRASQWLERIARRQPNLFAHWRLLYA; this is encoded by the coding sequence ATGCTAAGGGAGAAATACAAGCGGAGGACCCGTAAGTATGAGAGTACCGATGCAGGGCACAGGGGCGGAGCGACCCGTAGTAGTGATGAAGATTCTGTAATGGAATTGGAGCGAAGGGGAAGCATTGACCAGCTTGAAGTAAAGAAAACAACTGGAAACAGGAGGATTGGATTGAACCAAGCAAAGCCGTTTTGTATTCCTAAATCCGAAGTAGTGGAGGCATATGAACGGGTTAAAGCCAACAAAGGGGCTGCCGGATTTGATGGACAGTCAATAGAAGGGTTTGAGTTCAGCTTAAAGGACAATCTATACAAGCTCTGGAATCGGATGTCCTCGGGCAGTTATTTCCCCCCTCCGGTACTGAGGGTGGAAATACCCAAGGGAGACGGTCGAATGAGACCGCTGGGAATACCGACAGTGTCGGACAGAATCGCTCAACAGATAGTCAAGCAGCAATTGGAGCCGGAACTGGAAAAACATTTCCATCCGGATTCTTATGGCTATCGACCAGGGAAATCTGCCTTGGATGCAGTCGGCAAAGCCCGGAAGAATTGTTGGGAGTATGACTGGGTATTGGATCTTGATATTAAAGGCTTTTTCGATAATATTGATCATGATCTTTTGATGAGAGCAGTTCGGTATCACACGGATATCAAGTGGGTGATTCTGTATATAGAACGGTGGCTGAAAGCCCCGGTGATGATGACAGATCGCACACTATTCTATCCAAAGAAGGGAACCCCGCAAGGCGGTGTTATCAGTCCCTTGCTGGCTAATCTCTTTTTGCATTATGCATTCGACAACTGGATGGAGAGGGAATATCCGACCATACCGTTTGAACGCTATGCGGATGATGCAGTCTGCCATTGTAAAAGCCTTGCCCAGGCAGAATATTTGCTGAGAAAGCTGAACGAGCGAATGGAGAGTGTGGGGCTGGAACTGCATCCGGAAAAGACAAAAATCGTCTACTGCAAGGATACAGACCGGCAAAAGGATTATTCCCTGACAAGCTTTGATTTTCTGGGTTATACTTTTCGTGCTCGAAGATCAAAAAGCCGATGGGGAAAATTCTTCATTAATTTCTCTCCTGCCATAAGCAATAAAGCAGCAAAAGCAATTCGACAAACCTCACGAAAGTGGAATTGGCCCAGGCGCAGCGACAAGAGCCTGGAGGATTTAGCCCAAATGTTCAATCCTGTCATTCAAGGCTGGATTAACTATTATGGCAGGTTTTATAAATCTGCGTTATACCCGGCCTTAAGGTGTCTTGATCGCCGATTGGTGATTTGGGCAACAAGGAAATACAAACGTTTTAGAGGACATCGAAGAAGGGCAAGTCAATGGCTGGAACGAATTGCACGAAGACAGCCAAATTTGTTTGCCCATTGGCGATTGCTCTATGCATAG